From one Anabas testudineus chromosome 18, fAnaTes1.2, whole genome shotgun sequence genomic stretch:
- the LOC113168257 gene encoding LOW QUALITY PROTEIN: cysteinyl leukotriene receptor 2-like (The sequence of the model RefSeq protein was modified relative to this genomic sequence to represent the inferred CDS: inserted 1 base in 1 codon), with protein sequence MNERQLTTRSINSNNTSVTMEVLSKCFHDDDEFKYRAYTITYLLLFPVAFLCNIGALVVFFLQRNRRSSASCVVMMNLAISDGSFSLTLPLRLAYYFRGGVWDFPDWLCRICVYGFYVNLYTSILFLTLLSVLRWLAVAKPLRHRTLTTPTRTLFVCLGIWVFVGASSAPFLSHGITNRGGQPRCFEPSNVSSWERVLILNYVALLLGFLLPFLTIIICYSRLIRRLLDASGPRSSSNLSSEARSRNRRRSVHLVSMVTATFLLCFLPYHVIRSLHLHAVCGXWGCDVTVALQRAVVVTLCLAASNSVVNPLLYYYSTRTFRNNLRDAHSSLLSSRRGSYRSGLAMMNRRNTT encoded by the exons ATGAACG aaCGCCAGCTAACTACTCGTAgcatcaacagcaacaacacctCTGTGACGATGGAGGTGCTGTCGAAGTGTTTCCATGATGACGATGAATTCAAGTACCGCGCCTACACCATCACGTACCTGCTGCTTTTTCCTGTGGCGTTTCTCTGCAACATCGGAGCACTGGTGGTCTTCTTCCTGCAGCGCAACCGCAG AAGTTCAGCCTCCTGTGTGGTCATGATGAATCTCGCTATATCAGATGGCAGCTTCTCGCTCACCCTCCCGCTGCGATTGGCTTACTACTTCAGGGGCGGGGTGTGGGACTTTCCTGATTGGCTGTGCCGAATTTGTGTATATGGCTTCTACGTCAACCTGTACAccag catcctcttcctcactctACTGAGCGTGCTCCGTTGGCTGGCCGTGGCCAAGCCCCTCCGTCACCGCACACTGACCACGCCCACTCGCACCCTGTTCGTCTGCCTGGGTATCTGGGTGTTTGTGGGCGCGTCCTCGGCCCCTTTCCTGTCCCACGGGATAACAAACAG GGGGGGACAGCCTCGTTGCTTCGAGCCGTCCAACGTGTCCTCATGGGAGCGGGTCCTCATCCTAAACTACGTGGCGCTGCTCCTCGGCTTCCTCCTGCCCTTCCTCACCATCATCATCTGCTACAGCAGACTCATCCGCCGCCTGCTGGACGCGTCGGGGCCCCGGAGCAGCAGCAACCTGTCCAGCGAGGCGCGCAGCCGCAACAGGCGGCGCTCCGTGCACCTGGTCTCCATGGTGACGGCGACCTTCCTGCTCTGCTTCCTGCCCTATCACGTGATCCGCTCGCTGCACCTGCACGCCGTGTGCG GGTGGGGCTGCGACGTCACGGTGGCGCTGCAGCGGGCCGTGGTGGTGACGCTGTGCCTGGCGGCGTCCAACAGCGTGGTCAACCCGCTGCTGTACTACTACTCCACCAGGACGTTCAGGAACAACCTGAGGGACGCGCACTCCTCGCTGCTGTCCAGCAGGAGGGGGTCCTACAGGTCTGGACTGGCCATGATGAACAGGAGGAACACCACCTGA
- the LOC113168726 gene encoding uncharacterized protein LOC113168726, whose translation MVPAVIVSLHALGVEVYDGEESVHLPCRVNVSDSEQSTVVWSREELKYATIHIRQWSGDELDEQNQRYVNRTSMRTDALQTGDLGLTLTKPTVTDSDNYTCTVRRIGQKLGQKEVQLLVRERPPIWPKVLAGVLVPLLLMSVVGSFIIYSRYKDRVCLVVVDSGVESVLLPCKATVHLPDNVMVEWRNMNWMVHVHENGSCEPEDQDNYYRDRTEMKKDMINSRDLSLTLKCPTDKDRGTYTCIVYSGDGNILMKKDVELRIRVPLVKVDSGVESVLLPCKTTVPLPEDIRVEWRDSEKYNVCVYQNGSEETGEQDG comes from the exons ATGGTGCCTGCAGTGATTG TTTCCCTGCATGCCTTAGGTGTGGAGGTGTATGATGGGGAGGAGTCCGTCCACCTGCCCTGCCGGGTCAATGTCTCGGACTCCGAGCAGTCCACAGTGGTTTGGAGCCGTGAGGAACTCAAATACGCCACGATTCACATACGTCAGTGGAGCGGTGATGAGCTTGATGAACAAAACCAGCGTTACGTCAATCGCACATCGATGAGGACTGACGCTCTGCAGACCGGAGACCTGGGCCTCACCCTGACAAAACCCACCGTCACTGACAGTGACAACTACACCTGCACCGTCCGCAGGATTGGACAAAAACTGGGCCAGAAAGAAGTTCAGCTGCtggtcagag AACGTCCTCCAATCTGGCCCAAGGTTCTCGCAGGTGTTCTGGTTCCCCTGCTTCTCATGTCTGTTGTTGGCTCTTTTATAATATATAGCAGGTACAAGGACAGAG tctgCCTGGTTGTGGTGGATTCAGGGGtggagtctgtcctgctgccctgCAAAGCCACGGTTCACCTGCCTGACAACGTAATGGTGGAGTGGAGGAACATGAACTGGATGGTCCATGTGCACGAGAACGGCTCTTGCGAACCGGAAGACCAGGACAATTATTACAGAGAtcgaacagagatgaagaaagacATGATAAACTCTAGAGACCTCAGCCTGACCCTGAAATGCCCCACAGACAAAGATAGAGGAACCTACACCTGCATCGTCTATAGCGGGGATGGAAACATCCTGATGAAAAAAGATGTGGAGCTCCGGATCAGAG TCCCCCTCGTGAAGGTGGATTCAGGGGTGGAGTCCGTGCTGCTGCCCTGCAAAACCACAGTTCCCCTACCTGAAGACATCAGAGTGGAGTGGAGGGACAGTGAGAAATACAACGTCTGTGTGTATCAGAACGGCTCTGAAGAAACTGGAGAACAGGACGGG